AGAGATTCATGAATGCATTCAATGAAATATGAGCATTGATGACTACTACACCAAATTAAAGGGTCTATGGGATACACATGATGTTCTAATCCATTTTTCCATCTATTATTGAAGACATGGAAAAACAGTTGCAGGACTATTAACAAACACAACGCACTATTCAGTTCCTCATGAAACTCAATCATGTTTATGCCGGCGCTCACGGACAGATCTTACTCATGAATCTCTCCTGTGAACAAGGTATTTTCCCTCAtcattcaaaatgaaaaataacaaaatgtctCCTCACAAGTGATTGAAAAAACACCAGACGCAACTGCTTTTGCTGTCAAACATGGACCACCAAATTCCAATAGGAATTACTCACTAAGAAATCCACATCTCAAATGTGATCATTGCAATCTTGTTGGACACACCACTAAAAattgttgtcaacattttagGTGTGATCATTATGGTTACAAATGTCATACCATCAATGTCTATCGGAAGATCAACCAAGCAAACGCTCAAGGGGATAAGAAAGACCTCTCAAACGATTTTTCCAGAGCTCATCATGCAGATTCCAAATCTGCGATAGTTGAAATGACCCTTTCCTCCTATAGTCTCATTGCCAAACAATATCGTGATCTCCTTGACCTCGTTGCTCGAACAAAGTCGGTTAGTGTTGCCAATCAAGTGTCAATAGTGAGTAACATTTTAGGTATTCCTCCTCACTCTTACATATATGGTAAGGGCATTCGATGGATTTTTGACACAAGGACCACTGATCACATGGTTTGTTCCCCTTATTTTTTCACCACTAGTATACCTGTCACTAACCGTTACGTCCATTTACCAAACTATGCTCTTGTTCAAGTTACACATATAAGGACAATTCAATTTTCCAATAAATTGGTTCTTTATAATGTGCTTTGTGTTCCTTCCTTTAAActcaattttgatatatgtagcTAAATTGACTCAAATCTCTTCATGTTATGCAATCTTTACCAATAATATGTGTCTTGTGCAGGACCAACATTTGGGGAAGACGATTGGGACAAGAATTGAGCAAGCTGGACTCTACTACTTGGATGAGTAGAAGTATGCTGAGTGCCGTATTTTTGTTGCCACCACCTCCTTCATCAATCCTCATTTTTGGCATCAACATCTTGGCCATCTCTCTAATAAATGCCTGTAGGCCACCTATTTTATGTTCAAACTCCATCAAAACCAACTTAGTTAACAATTGTTCTATTTGTCTACTTGCCAAACAAACCAAACaacatttttcttccaatttcattaatacaaaattttgttttgagttAATTCATGTCAACATTTGGGGTGGTTATCATGTCCTATCTTTACAAGGAGCCAAATACTTTCTATAGTAGATGATTTTTCTCGATGCACATGGGTTTGTCTCTTGCTTACCAAATCTGAGGCTcggaattatttatttacttgtaTAAACTTTGTTGAAACCCAATTTAATTCTCGTATCAAAATCATCCGTAGTGACAATGGCCTTGAATTTGCTATTCCAAACACATATCACGCCAAAGGGATTATTCACCAAACTAGTTGTCTCAatcccacaacaaaatggtgttattGAAGGAAAATATCGGCATCTCCTCAATGTAGCCTGTACTTTACTTTTCCAAGCCAACATTCCCAAAAAATTTTGGGGTGATTCTATCCTAATAGCCACTTATCTAATCAATCGTACCCTAACCCCTATTCTTCATGGCAAAACACCATTTGAGGTAATCTTTCACAAAAACACCTACTTATGATCTTTACGTGTTTTGGGTTGCCTTTGTTTTGCCTGTACACATCACCACAGACCCAACAAATTTGATGCTCGCTCCTTTCATTGCATTTTTCCTGGTTCTTCTTATGGTACCAAAGGTTATCAAGTTTATGATTTAGTCATTGGAAAAACTTTTTTTTCCCGCAATGTCCTTTTTCAAGAACATGTTTTCCCTTATGCTTCCACTACTTCCCTCTCAACTTTACCAACACACTCAATCCTTCCTATCGCAGGCCCTGTAAATCCGATATTTCCCACCGTGAAGCCTaacaatccaaatccatctaccGTGGAGCCATCTCCACCACCCACAATACCTTCACCCCAGTCAGCTCCCCACTTGACCTCCCTCGATGCATCACTAGATTTGCCCACTACCACGCCATCAGATCCGATCCTCCCTCTCATTTCGCCAGTTCCAGATGTCGTATTTTTTGACCCTCCCATCGCAATAGTGCCTGATGCACCACCTGTATCGACTCCAACAATCCACACGAGCACTCAGCTACGTTCAACAGTACCATGTAGAAGCTTCTTTGCCTACTCGCCCCCTACCGTCATCTCACTCGATGTTGACTGCAGGCACATGTATTCCTCACCCCTTGTCTCATGTTCTTACTTATGATCAACTTTCTCCTATCCATCTTGTTTTCACCACTTCTATTTCAGTTGTCCGCAAACCTATCTCCTTTACCCAGACTGTCAAAGATCCTTAGTGGCACCTTGCAATGGACGAAGAACTTCGTGCTTTCCATAATAATGATACTTGGTCTCTCCAACCTTTACCTTCCAACAAGAAACCCATCGGTTGCGAATAGGTCTACAAGATTAAATTCAATCCTATTGGTACTGTCCAACGCTATAAAGCACGCTTAGTTGCAAAGGGTTACAGTTAGATTGAAGGATTTGACTATCGTGAAACTTTTGCACCTATTGTAAAACTTGTTTCTATTCGTTTACTTCTTATTGTTGCATCCTCCATGAATTGGTACCTTTAGCAATTGGACGTCAACAATGCCTTCCTCTATGGCGATCTAAAGAAAGATGTCTACGTGTCATTACCTCTTGGTTTCGGACGAAAAGGGGAGAAACGTGTATGCAAGCTTCACAAGTCTTTATATGGGTTTAAGCAAGCTTTCTGTTAATGGTTTATCAAACTAACCCTTGCAGGCTTCATTGAATCCAAATCAGATCACTCATTATTCGTTCGACACCATGGTATTCTTTTACTACCCTCCTTATAGGGCCAGACCTTTCATGAGGCATATGAGGCAGTTGCCTCAGGGCCCGTGAAAATTTGACTATttgggggcccataaattgGAAATCTCTCTCTTTATAAGGGTCCACTTCCTAGGCCCAGCCGCCCACCCCCTCCCCTTATGCAAGGCTTCGCCCCTGCCTTTTTCCCCCTCTCATTTTCACTGATTCACTCGCTACCCTGCCTCTCTCGCTTCGttaccctcgccctcgccctttcGCTCTCGCCTTTGTTTTCTCACCTCTCGCTACTCTACTTGGTCGCTCACCCTTGCCGACTCACCCTCCGTCCCTCACCCTCATGGCCGATTCGGGGgcccatttttatattttgtcttAGGGCCCCAAAATTTCAGGTACGGCATTGCCTCTTtatctatgtggatgacatcattTTGGCAGGGAATAATCtcaagaaattaacaaaatcaaagcCCATCTCATGCAACAATTTAAGCTTAAAGATCTTggtaatttgaaatatttttttgggataGAGATGTCTCGATCGAAACAAGGAATTGTTATTTCACAAAGGAAATATGCACTTGAAATCTTAGAAGACATGAGATAATTGGAAACAAAGCCCGCCAATTCTCCAATGGAGCAAAATTTATCTCTTAATAAGGAAGAAGGCGAGTATATTGAAGATCCCTCCTCTTATCGAAGACTTATTGGGCGATTGATTTACTTAACCATCACAAGGCCAGACTTGGTCTATCCTATTCACATTCTCAGTCAGTTTATGAACAAGCCCCGAGTTCCACACCAAGAAGGGGCACAACGAGTCCTCTGCTACATTAAGAAAACACTTAGACAAGGTATCTTTCTCCCATCCACAAGTTCATTACAGTTAACTTCCTTTTTGTGATGTGGATTGGGCTTGAGTCAACCATAGGGGTTACTGTGTTTTTATTGGGAGTTCCCTTATTTCTTGGAAAATCAAAAACCAAGCTACTGTCTTCCGCTCAAGTGTAGAGGCAAAATATCGTTCCATGGCATTCGTTTGTTGTGAGGTCATTTGGCTCCAAAACGTTTTACATGATCTTGCAATAAAACATTCACAGTCAGTTAAGCTATTTTGCGCTAATCAAACTACTCTACATATAGCTCCCAATATGGTATTTCATAAACGAACAAAACACATAGAAATTAATTGTCATATTGTTCGAGAAAAAGTTCAAGTTGAGGTAGTTAAGACTTATCATATATCGACATCAAATCAATCAGCTAACATCTTAGTAATCATTGAGTGTGTCAcagttttcaaaacttattaGCAAGTTAGGAATAATCAACATCTATTCTAacttgaaggggagtgttgtGTATATTTCTTTTTGACTTATTGATTGCTTAGGTTGGGCTACAAATAGATAAGTTATGgcatacttttattttttccatgTGTATAAATTCGTTCTTGTACATTGATATCAAACacagaaaataaaatcattcttgagagaatttttcaaataacGCACAATTTCGGTGATGCCTCctcaagtttaattaatttagggttaattaaattattttaacttaaGTATAACTTACACAATAGAAGAGATGTTTAAgttaaagaattaaattaaaaaaatatccaaaatcttttttaaaccataaaaaaatattcatacaaataaccaaaattataagaaatctaaatgtaatttattcattttaaaatatatttttaattttcacaataatcaTATCAAACTTTACCTTTTGTTTCAAGTTTATATTATCATTGTCTCTCGTCTCATAATCTTTCTAATCTTTAATTGAGTCAGATAATCTTTCTAATCTTTAATTGAGTCACGTAGTAGATGTTTGTAATGTCTCCGACAAGCTCACCGGAAGTTGCCCGACTCCGGTGAAGCAATGTGGCACGAGGGTGGCATGTCATGACGGGTTATGGGCAGATGGCAGGCTCAAGTGTTAGATGTCACAGGGCTATCGTGCCAAGGTGGTAGGAAGCATGCAAGGGAAGGTCGTAGTGTGCGACAGCGTGCGGGGGAATGGGCCTCGATGGCTAAGGCACCCGCATGCAGGACGGCGGTTGGCATAGTTGGTGCGCATGGATGGGGCTAGACCCAATAGTGTGGGGCGGATGCCACGAGGCAGCCACACAAGCAGAGAGATGCGAGCACACTAGCAAGCTAAGCTGGCTGAGATGTGCAGGACATAAAGGTAATTTGCGTGCCTTGGCGGGAGGCAAGACCAACAGGTGGGAATGGTTGCAGCACCGAGCGGGCACGGCCCACGCACTCTTGCAATATGTGGAGCACATTCGCGCAAGGTGCGCTCACAAGGGCCATGTGCGTGCAAGGGGTTGAGGCAGTTGCGACAGATGTCAACCAGGCGAGCCATGCGAACCACAGATGATTACTGAACGTGATGCATGCAACCTTATGATTCAGTAGTGACGGTTATGAGGTATAACCACTTATATTTTCTATagcctatatatatgtggtttTGTGAGTGATTTTGGTAGCTGTTAGAAAGCTTAACCCAAACcatttttctttgtaatctcagATTGAATAAAATGTCGGGATTTTTCTCGTATTCTTTATGTGTGCTTCCGTTTGTTTAGTGTATTAACCTCGGAGGGTTGTTAACTAATATAAGTAGGCGAACTTAAAGCCATTACAAAGTTATCGACCAGAATCCAAGACTAGTCTTGTGATAATGTCCAATATATCATTATCATTATATTCAAccattatcatatatatatataattatttattatataataatttattatgtgaaTGAGATGCATCaactatgaaaaaataaaaatatcaatttcttctcattatcgttatttttatatgatcatcttattttttttattgtttcaattacactaatatttttatatttttaatttaatttaacatttatactttaataattttttcgtGTGATAACTAGAATAtttcgttattttgattacagctttatatctatatttttgactcaatttaattattttattttaatgtataaaaaaatattaaattaacttatctcacgttattattttttttacacattaaaatacatgtattaattaactaaaaaatgcaGCTATAATgacataatcaaaataataaaaagtttaaattatcatataaaaatttaaaatataataattaaattaacttaaaaatataaacagtgttctaaaagacgctaggcgctagtcgggcgtcTAGGCAGGACCTagaaaaattactatttttttattttttaaattttatgatattattttcaattaaatcaaagttgaaaagcattAATAATGCACCATAAACtaataatacaacaataatggaataacaagtgaaatatagaattaagcatgagaaaacaaattgttttaattaataagcAGCATTTTAATTTAGTCATACAATCAATACTATAAGCAAGCGCTAAGTggatttcttaaaaatattatagaatatatataattaatagtaaaaattaaatataaatctataattatatataaatagaaaaaataaaataaaataaaaaacaaaaaccaaaaaccAAAATGCAGCAAATGCCCCCAATAACCACACACggagagagagattaggggTTACAACAGAGATGAAGCTTGTCGCGGTGGAGATGGAGCTCAACGGCGAGGACAGGGGCGGCAGCGACGACGCTGAGGCAACGAGGATGAGGAGGACGCGACGAATAAGAGGCGATGACGATGACGCTTGGCGGCGAGGATGGAGCTAGATGCAGCGACGACAGTGAGCTACTGGCGGGCCGATAAAGCTTGGCGGCATTGAGGCGATAACGTTGAGgtgagaagagagtgagagGAGGAGATGCTGAGAGGTTCAATTtaatgatttagcaaaaaaCACCCTAAAAATAACTGAAATTTAAAGCCAACAAATTAGGCGATAAGGCACGCGGGGCGACTAAACACCGCTTGGGCCGCTTAGGCACCTAAGCATTACTCAGGCCGACGCCTAGAAGGCCCAACTAGGGCAATTTCGGGGCAGTTGcctaagtcaatttttagaataCTGAAAGTAAGTTTaatggtataattaaaataacaaaaaaaattaattacacatgagaaaaagacaaagacatggaagaaaaaattggatttgaataaaaaaatgaataaatttctTTTCACTCACCaccctcaaataaaaaatcacaattCTTCAACCATTCCcaattttgtctaaaaaaataccaaatcatGCAATTGGTAGAGGGTGAAAGTGTCCAATTATTGGGTATTTTAAACAATACTTTGGTTGGATTGAACAAATAATGACCAAGTAACCCTAACTTGTACAAAAAAAAGTCTAAAGCTTGTTTGATGGGTCACCCCTGGCAGCAGAACACTCAAGCAATcactttttaattaatatatttttataatccAACGTACTTAAATCTTATATTACTTTACTATACTTTACTACTACCCCTCTCTCCTCttgtcttttattattttgtttttgttttgtggaATATACTGTGctcattttattaattgataaaacaagTTAGGATtatcattaatcaataaaaaaatttctaataaaCACTTGATTACACTGTCTTTATCATCAATTCAATAGCATTAAGTCATTTTAGCTTCACACAGAGACTAAAGTACTCTCGTTGAATTTGAATGAGCAATCAAATCTCCGGGTGGGTGACAAATCCACCATTGTTGATGATATGCTCATAAACTTTATACATAAAGACTCCGATCGAGAGAGAAACTTTATTATACATAATCACAGCTTCATAACCCTAAAATCCCATTTCCCATAATAATGACTACCATCCAAACGCTGCCTCTCCGCCCCTTCCCTCTCAAAACCCCATCCAAACCCCTCCTCCCAAAACCGTCCCTTTTCAAAATCACCGCCCGAGCCAACCCGCCCATCTCCGGCCGCAAGCTCCGGGCTGCCGTGGTAGGCGGTGGCCCCGCCGGTTCCTCGGCCGCCGAGGTCCTGGCACGCGGCGGCGTCGAGACGTTCCTCTTCGAGCGCAGCCCCGACGCAGCCAAGCCCTGCGGCGGCGCCATCCCGCTCTGCATGCTGGATGAGTTCTCCATCCCGCCGGAGCTCATCGACCGGAAAGTCACCCAAATGAAGATCATCTCCCCCTCCAACCTCACCGTCGACTTCGGCAAAACCCTAAAGCCCCACGAGTTCATCTCCATGCTCCGCCGCGAGGTGCTCGACTCATTCCTCCGCTCGCGCGCCGAGTCCACCGGTGCCACCCTCGTCAAATCCCTCGTCACGAACGTCGAGCTTCCCTCCTCACCCGGCGCGCCGTACGTCGTCCACTACGCCATCGACGGCTCGCGCCGGACGCTAGCCGTCGACGTCGTCGTCGGTGCGGACGGAGCGAACAGCCGAGTGGCGAAGTCGATAAACGCCGGGGATTACTCCTGCGCCATCGCCTTCCAGGAGCGGATAAAGCTGCCAGACGACAAAATGGGGTACTATCTAAACCTAGCGGAGATGTACGTCGGGAACGACGTCTCCCCGGACTTCTACGCCTGGGTTTTCCCCAAATGTGACCACGTGGCGGTTGGAACCGGCACGATCTGCTCGAAGAAGAACATCAAGCTGTACCAACACGGCATCCGATCGAGAGTGAAGCCGAAGATCGAGGGCGGGAAGGTGATCAAGGTCGAAGCCCATCCAATCCCGGAGCACCCGCGGCCCATTAGGGTTCGAGGTCGGGTGGCCCTGGTGGGGGACGCGGCGGGGTACGTGACGAAGTGCTCCGGGGAGGGGATATACTTTGCGGCGAAGAGCGGGCGGATGTGCGGCGAGGGGATCGTGAGGGCGTCGGAGGGCGGGGAGAGGATGATCGAAGAGGAGGATTTGAGGAGGGAATACTTGAAGGAATGGGACAAGAAGTATATCGGGACGTTTAGGTTCTTGGATGCGTTGCAGGCGGTGTTCTATGGAAGCAACGCCGGGAGGGAGGCACTGGTGGAGCTCTGCGGGGACGAGTATGTGCAGAGGATGACATTCGAGAGCTATCTGTACAAGAAGCTGGCGGATGGGAATCGGTGGGAGGATGCTAGGATGGTGGCGAACACCATTGGGAGCTTCATCAGGTGCAAGCTCCTTGCCAAATGAACTCCcccttgttttccttttctccttcttcttccttaataataataataataataataattaaaaaaaaaaaaaaaggtgactTCCAAGTTCAAAAGGCAGTTGTGTGCCACACTAAAAATTACCCAATTCCACAAGGCTAGCCATATTGTTATACATCTACAAATCTCATTAACTCAAATCATCCTTAAATCCAAAATTGATGAGGAGAACGCcttcggtcccataattacgccaagaCAGATATCTAGtggcggtcaaaagatacatgGCAGACAAGTATCGCCATGTCAATCGGATGAGCACTCAGTAAAGAAATCTCCGAGACCTCAGGAACAGGCTAACCCACCGAAGGT
This window of the Diospyros lotus cultivar Yz01 chromosome 5, ASM1463336v1, whole genome shotgun sequence genome carries:
- the LOC127801795 gene encoding geranylgeranyl diphosphate reductase, chloroplastic-like gives rise to the protein MTTIQTLPLRPFPLKTPSKPLLPKPSLFKITARANPPISGRKLRAAVVGGGPAGSSAAEVLARGGVETFLFERSPDAAKPCGGAIPLCMLDEFSIPPELIDRKVTQMKIISPSNLTVDFGKTLKPHEFISMLRREVLDSFLRSRAESTGATLVKSLVTNVELPSSPGAPYVVHYAIDGSRRTLAVDVVVGADGANSRVAKSINAGDYSCAIAFQERIKLPDDKMGYYLNLAEMYVGNDVSPDFYAWVFPKCDHVAVGTGTICSKKNIKLYQHGIRSRVKPKIEGGKVIKVEAHPIPEHPRPIRVRGRVALVGDAAGYVTKCSGEGIYFAAKSGRMCGEGIVRASEGGERMIEEEDLRREYLKEWDKKYIGTFRFLDALQAVFYGSNAGREALVELCGDEYVQRMTFESYLYKKLADGNRWEDARMVANTIGSFIRCKLLAK